Proteins encoded together in one Apis cerana isolate GH-2021 linkage group LG4, AcerK_1.0, whole genome shotgun sequence window:
- the LOC108000090 gene encoding 227 kDa spindle- and centromere-associated protein-like isoform X3 has protein sequence MGAAGSSNRAPSPSAFLRGRNEEAFVYGAEESWCPEYANENIRQRTRANAFDVGEEPRSQGPSPYATFRDEESWWSQRPSAPSLSNLRSPQRETLLTYAAQMTGWQTAEGHGPSFSHHQETMELWKMISHLSKANQQLVSAHTATLANLEALYIELAREKKLRRRAATSSDTMDEALKKRLTMEDRVDEDDEERRRMEDRIERLENLLEDGWDTYEYRQRDIRQEKDRKLRSRIERLEAIVKNSRELDKEDERQKFTTNICDSTRNQDLHCRRIIDDLCNKLPSSIEVVPEHEFKMQITTDEARTKSISRVNIGHVDEQFERSRSKDETDYLMKRLHLEEPKEQECRISDEEERSFDRKEVIRLLEEIESLKAQRLEYRHENERLAKDLAEQRAIVKKLTKDYEESKARQEQIEFSFQKHREEYDKLKMKFDVATKETERLLKEIDEFNVLKNIAEARISNLEQDLQNSLLEKEEIINIESQKTLKLKAQLSEEVSDKKKQIKALEDALDEIQRLKETIKTERKDMDDDLKEDIGPIESIDDPQESPPTDRAMNIEEFKKELTLKREARQRAIAAVSSEMERLRRELDAEKEAHSETSRMLDLLRSAQNDAQAQTSVVNNTLKRCTDIDQKQDERDLVMQRLEAQRLSNILKISDELRSDIRIQIDKADDLRYQLETESDQHRYRIRCLSDLTNRTREAVYLRERRANELKDHLAQILLQLGDRSFLELKDDVGLECERQLENINSLKSLYNERLKVLNELKETAIRELAETRVRLDHSIKQCECLEEDLKKADEKIDAQDTEITNLESQLGLTKADCRDLQNQMSLINSLFTQMLLGATSADMDLDRLTQLLQENHDLICDMAREEGTEAAALPKLLLDLIEQVEGSKVSEKRADSENGIEGEAEKKEDDLQQEDIAHNLPKVWRVLLELLSCHAEGASSASATSSSDPNICYKSVDTPTGPRLVISVSKTYIRLKELILEKKHLEKEMNRMKQLNVHLECKLGEQEKRLSAVSAELSKTWTIVDRMQVQHHQLHTHEKILRYELQQKRKMLQELKQELEYCREKWESARQKNTNTELEWRSLRREFAARKALVSHDSFNNSAESGFSDERGDDTDEEDNAVEGRIRLGPRRRPRKENPRAPTPDTESEQPTDTELSEPKTGCSATLEQRTPTPETEAELDDNEVADVTLNIESTNITESPIPLSQHLMSESPQEPLNPLDQALTNVIQDLIGIESITSANFASQNDESMIKDMPKESRSEELDIKGPTIESWSTSSETIAKDDLIFDSSLDNQSLIAIDQNPTNMDGEKTKNEESLISSYVTNVTSPTSIQPVFSIGPFPSSVPSSIVKNVQFSDPLIVGPSNPFFSPVFGSSLSNIRVSSSFNLSVSEEMEAKERRGARSLDNVVDSDNVSIDSSSSLETVKEFSTESESGSSCLSGETGKRVTSLEAGGLMKQEEKKVVGGKNRTPEEVLSAREDRLKRLEEQAKWLMNKMNATNRRGSALSTRLEELHEVYGEPPVPPPMPDVLPSRRLRTTLSDLPRQVPESSTTEDTKNIEKPVSSGDSNEPSSDNTP, from the exons ATGGGCGCGGCTGGCAGTAGTAACAGAGCACCGTCCCCGTCGGCATTTTTGAGGGGACGTAACGAGGAGGCGTTTGTCTACGGTGCAGAGGAATCCTGGTGTCCGGAATACGCGAACGAAAATATACGACAAAGGACGAGGGCCAACGCGTTCGACGTGGGTGAAGAACCTCGATCTCag GGTCCGAGTCCTTACGCGACCTTCAGAGATGAAGAGTCATGGTGGAGTCAAAGACCATCGGCTCCGAGTTTGTCGAACTTGCGATCTCCTCAGCGAGAAACATTA TTGACGTACGCAGCGCAGATGACAGGTTGGCAGACGGCCGAGGGGCACGGCCCTTCGTTCTCTCATCACCAAGAAACTATGGAGCTGTGGAAAATGATCTCGCATCTCTCAAAGGCTAATCAACAATTGGTCTCCGCGCATACCGCAACTTTGGCCAATTTGGAGGCACTATACATCGAGTTAGCGAGGGAAAAGAAACTCAGAAGACGAGCAGCCACCTCATCTGACACGATGGACGAAGCTTTGAAGAAAAGACTAACGATGGAGGACAGGGTTGATGAAGATGATGAGGAAAGGCGGAGGATGGAGGACAGAATCGAGAGATTGGAAAATCTTTTGGAAGATGGTTGGGACACTTATGAATATAGGCAGAGGGATATTCGTCAGGAAAAAGATAGGAAGCTGAGATCAAGGATAGAGAGATTAGAGGCGATAGTGAAGAACTCTCGAGAACTTGACAAGGAAGACGAACGACAAAAATTTACAACGAATATTTGTGATTCAACGAGGAATCAAGACTTACACTGTCGACGGATAATCGATGATCTTTGTAATAAGCTTCCAAGTAGTATTGAAGTAGTACCTGAACACGAGTTTAAAATGCAAATCACGACCGACGAGGCTCGAACGAAGAGCATTTCTAGAGTAAATATCGGACATGTTGATGAGCAATTCGAAAGATCGAGGTCTAAGGACGAAACAGATTATTTGATGAAGCGTTTGCATTTAGAAGAGCCTAAGGAGCAAGAATGTAGAATAAGTGATGAAGAGGAACGGAGTTTCGATAGGAAGGAAGTGATTAGGTTGTTAGAGGAAATCGAAAGTCTGAAGGCCCAGCGATTGGAATATCGGcatgaaaatgaaagattgGCGAAAGATTTGGCGGAGCAGAGGGCGATAGTGAAGAAGTTAACGAAAGATTATGaa gaatCAAAGGCACGACAGGAACAAATAGAATTCAGTTTTCAAAAACATAGGGAGGAATACGACAAACTAAAGATGAAATTTGATGTCGCCACGAAGGAAACGGAAAGGCTGTTGAAGGAAATTGACGAGTTCAATGTGTTAAAGAACATTGCTGAAGCGAGAATCTCTAATCTCGAACAAGATTTGCAAAACTCGTTGTTGGAGAAGGAGGAAATCATAAATATCGAGAGCCAGAagactttaaaattaaaagcacAACTATCAGAGGAAGTTTCTGATAAGAAGAAGCAGATAAAGGCTCTTGAAGACGCTTTGGATGAGATTCAAAGACTGAAGGAGACTATCAAGACTGAAAGAAAGGACATGGATGATGACCTAAAAGAAGATATTG gtcCAATAGAATCAATAGATGATCCACAAGAGAGTCCCCCTACTGATCGCGCAATGAACATTGAAGAATTCAAGAAAGAATTAACCTTGAAGAGGGAAGCCAGACAAAGAGCAATAGCGGCAGTTTCATCAGAAATGGAGCGACTCAGACGAGAATTAGATGCGGAGAAAGAAGCTCATTCGGAGACTTCGAGAATGTTGGATCTTTTGAGATCTGCTCAGAACGATGCACAAGCTCAAACGAGCGTggtaaataatactttaaaaaggTGTACAGATATTGATCAGAAACAAGACGAGCGTGATTTAGTTATGCAACGTTTGGAGGCTCAACGATTATCCAACATTTTgaag ATATCCGATGAGTTGAGGAGCGACATCCGCATTCAAATAGACAAAGCAGATGATCTCCGCTATCAGCTGGAAACGGAATCCGACCAGCATCGGTATCGCATTCGTTGTTTGTCAGACTTAACCAACCGGACGCGAGAAGCCGTTTACCTCAGGGAACGCCGTGCCAACGAGCTGAAGGATCACCTAGCGCAGATTCTTCTCCAACTTGGAGACAGAAGCTTCTTGGAATTGAAGGACGACGTTGGTTTGGAGTGCGAACGTCAGCTAGAGAATATCAATAGCCTGAAGAGCCTCTACAACGAAAGGCTGAAAGTGCTGAACGAACTGAAGGAGACTGCCATCAGGGAGCTCGCGGAGACCAGGGTGAGATTAGATCACTCGATAAAACAATGCGAGTGTTTGGAGGAGGACTTAAAGAAGGCTGACGAGAAG ATCGATGCACAAGATACGGAGATAACAAATTTGGAATCCCAATTGGGTCTCACTAAGGCGGATTGTAGGGATCTCCAGAATCAGATGTCATTAATTAATAGCTTGTTCACGCAAATGCTATTAGGTGCCACTTCTGCTGACATGGATCTTGATCGATTAACTCAATTACTTCAG gAGAATCACGATCTGATATGCGACATGGCGAGAGAGGAAGGCACCGAGGCTGCAGCACTTCCAAAACTTCTTCTCGACTTAATCGAACAAGTCGAGGGCAGTAAAGTATCTGAAAAACGTGCTGATAGTGAAAACGGAATTGAAGGTGAAgcagagaagaaagaagacgaCTTGCAGCAAGAAGATATAGCCCATAATTTGCCCAAA GTATGGCGTGTTCTGTTGGAATTGTTGAGTTGTCATGCAGAAGGTGCTTCATCCGCTTCCGCAACATCTTCCTCGGACCCCAATATCTGTTACAAGTCTGTCGATACTCCGACTGGTCCCAGATTAGTGATTTCAGTTAGCAAAACATATATTCGTCTGAAGGAATTGATATTAGAGAAGAAACATTTGGAGAAGGAGATGAACAGAATGAAACAGTTGAACGTCCATTTGGAATGTAAACTCGGAGAGCaa GAGAAGAGATTATCAGCAGTGTCAGCGGAATTGAGCAAAACTTGGACGATAGTCGATCGAATGCAGGTCCAACACCATCAACTTCACACACATGAGAAAATTTTGCGATACGAATTGCAGCAAAAGCGCAAAATGTTGCAAGAGTTAAAACAAGAATTGGAATACTGTCGCGAGAAATGGGAATCGGCTAGACAAAAAAACACAAATACGGAGTTGGAATGGAGAAGCTTGAGGCGAGAGTTTGCTGCTAGGAAAGCTTTAGTTTCTCATGATTCTTTCAACAACAG tgCGGAAAGTGGATTCAGTGATGAACGAGGAGATGATACTGATGAAGAGGACAACGCAGTGGAAGGAAGAATTAGACTAGGTCCACGCAGAAGACCGCGAAag GAGAATCCTCGAGCACCGACGCCAGATACAGAATCGGAGCAGCCAACAGACACGGAACTATCCGAGCCGAAAACAGGTTGCTCGGCAACATTAGAACAGCGAACACCTACTCCAGAAACGGAAGCAGAGTTAGATGACAATGAAGTAGCAGATGTAACTTTAAACATTGAATCTACAAATATAACAGAGTCACCA ATTCCTCTTTCGCAGCATTTGATGTCGGAAAGTCCACAGGAACCGTTAAATCCTCTGGATCAAGCTTTAACAAACGTCATCCAGGATCTCATAGGAATAGAAAGCATAACCTCGGCAAACTTTGCGAGTCAAAATGACGAAAGTATGATAAAAGACATGCCCAAAGAAAGTCGTTCAGAAGAACTAGACATCAAGGGGCCAACTATAGAATCTTGGTCTACATCTTCAGAAACCATTGCCAAAGATGATCTTATCTTCGATAGCTCGTTAGATAATCAGTCATTGATAGCAATTGATCAAAATCCAACAAACATGGATGGTGAGAAAACAAAGAACGAAGAATCTCTAATATCGTCCTATGTAACTAATGTGACTAGTCCAACCAGTATACAGCCTGTCTTCTCTATCGGGCCCTTTCCTTCCAGCGTGCCATCTTCGATCGTGAAAAACGTTCAATTTAGCGATCCACTGATCGTCGGTCCATCtaatccatttttttctccagTTTTTGGCTCGTCTTTGTCAAACATACGAGTATCATCGTCTTTCAATTTATCAGTGAGCGAAGAGATGGAAGCCAAGGAAAGACGAGGCGCTAGATCATTAGACAACGTCGTTGATTCGGATAACGTGTCAATAGATTCATCATCGAGTTTGGAAACGGTCAAAGAGTTCTCTACTGAGAGTGAATCTGGTTCCTCGTGTTTGTCAGGTGAAACTGGCAAACGAGTCACCAGTTTGGAGGCTGGTGGGTTAATGAAacaggaggaaaagaaagttGTTGGTGGAAAAAATAGAACACCGGAAGAGGTTTTATCAGCTAGGGAAGATAGATTGAAAAGATTGGAAGAACAGGCTAAATggttaatgaataaaatgaacgCGACCAATAGGAGAGGGTCTGCATTGAGCACTAGACTTGAAGAGCTTCACGAGGTCTATGGGGAACCACCAGTACCTCCTCCTATGCCTGATGTTTTGCCTAGTAGAAGATTAAGGACCACATTGTCAGATCTACCTCGTCAG GTACCTGAATCATCGACTACTGAGGATactaaaaatatcgagaaaccCGTCTCGAGTGGCGATTCTAATGAACCATCATCCGATAACACGCCTTGA